CGTCTTTAACCAGTGACTGATGGCCACATGAATGCAAATACCGGATGAATATGACATGGACATGTGATACTTTCTGACTCATGAGTTATCGAGGACAACCTGAATGCAGCCGACAAGCTGTGGAATACTGAGGGCTGCCAAAGTTGTGTCCTTCAAATTATGTCAGAAAAAGAAGTCTTCTCGCATTTCTTAGCAAATTTTTGGAGAAGCCTTTGAAATGGAACATCACGGTCTATTACGACAGGTCTCAAATGTGAATGAGGGGGTTCAGCTCCTCAGTTCACAACCTACTAAACTAGAGAGCTGTttgtgacacacacaaagacagaacacATCAGTGACAgctcacaaaaataaaacatcacaaccACAATTAAACTCTGAAGTCTTGATGTTGGGTCATACGAGTGACTTCCAGCTTAGTCTTCTCTCTATGCACTTACCAACAGAtcttcccccccccacccctccaaaTAGCGTGATAAAGAACACTAATGCCACCTACTGGTAAGACAACAAAATGCAATCTACTGCCACAATTGTGATGGCTCAGCTGCCCTGGAGCATGTACGACATCCTCAGTTTAAATTCAGCCTGAGGCCTCTTTCATTAATCATGCCGTTGTCTCTTACTATTTCTTAAGTCTTTCCATTGGCAACAAACCCATAAAAAAACCTTCAACATCAATTAACTACTGAGGTCAACCACAAGTCAtatgcaagtaaaaaaaaaaaaaaatacaaaaatgtgcatgttcttctgatatttatttttgaaagaaaCTAAAAGTCGTAGATAAATATgtacaaaacaacatttgagGGTAGAAAAATGATCCCATGTCTGCGGTCTATGGTTTGATCTAGAAGTCcattatttcacatttcttcTCAGCGAGACGGTTACTCCCCTCTCAGCGCTTCCTCTTGGCCTCAAATTTGTAGATAGCTGCAGCATTGGGTGTCTCCTTTTGTACCTTCACTTTTTTGTTCTTATCCTGGTgtgcgtaaaaaaaaaaaaaaagaagatctttgtttatttgacagtcatttgaaactaaaacgCTTGTTGTGAATAAGAACATCTCCTCACCTGTAGGTCCTTGCGGGTCTGAATTTTTTGACTTAttacaaacattttcttttctcggTCAATCCTCTGTGAAAGGATCTTATACTGGTGATTCCTCTGCTTGGCCAACTTCTACAGTTACAGCAAAGAGAAAACATGGAAGTGGGTTGAAATTAAAATTACGTTTATGTCACCACAATGTGATTGAAACACATtctctctttccccccccccccatttagATGGGATGGTCCCACAGCAAATGAGGCTGATCCCCACGCATTATAAACACAGACCTTAAGCATGCGAGGTTCTACAGCTCCCTGGATGCTCTTTGTCTCCAGGGTTTTCAGAGTTGGCCTGTTGAACACTCTGCCCACCAGCTCAGGAGCTGTGTTGAGGTGGTTTGCCAGCTCAAATGACTGCACTGAGGAGACACAGTAAAACGTCCATTAAAACGTTTACCCCCGGGTCACCTAATAACTACTAATAGCCCACAAAGACAATTCATATTTACCTTCGGTCTTGGAATCCACAAAGAATgtatgcttgtttttttgtttgctgtCTGCCTCCAGAAGATGGAGCTCTCCTTTCAGCCTCTCAATTTTCTGAAAGCAAATGATGAACACGCAAAGATTTACAGGGTGTAACAAAAGAAGCCCTATGTGGGGAGGATTCATTTTACAGTGGGAGGTTAGGTAATGGCACAAACACAGCGTATAATCATGTCCATTTTTGTCGTGCTCTTTTATTCTAAATTTAAAAGATGTCAAATGATGTTAAATTAAATCAGTCAGGCACCAGAGGTGCTCCGTGCATGATCTATTACAGGAAAAATAACCGTACCTTAGCCTCTGCGACCCTTTTCATCTCTACATATTTGATATCCTGGGTCCTCATgactttcttctgctcctctgtcacctccacctcctcatTGGCTTTTTTCGCCACGTGAACTCCATCCTGTTAACATGCCACAAAATAAGCCATACTTAATCAATTAAACAGCCAGAGATCAGATGAGAGGATTTACATGGGGTTACTCATTTTCTTGTACTAATGATAACACATATCTCACCTGCAGCTGAGAGTTGATCATGTTGTAGTAAAACTCATCTGGGTTCTTATCCAGAGCTTTCTTTCGCAGAGCAGCAAGAGTGTTTTGTTTCTTGTGGTAATCactataaaacaaacaaagtaagCAATTACAAGACTGTCCAAACCATGTCCAAAGCTTGGAAACATGGAACATGTCTCCTAAACTGAATTCAACTCACTCTGCACGAAGTTTGTagtctttcttcttctccagcaatcccaaatgtttcctgaAACCAGGCTGGTCGAACAAAATAACACAGTTTAGACAAGTTAAACAGTCTGTATTAATATTTATTACATATCATCAGAATATGTGGACATCTCAAACGTGTCACTATACAGGGGCATTTCATAACATAGCagcaagttagctagctagctaactaacaaGCAAAACACTGAAATGCTCACCTGAGATCTTTCATGGTGGTTTCTCTGTCGGGATTTCAACGCTTTCCTGAACGAAGACATTCTGAAAAATGCCCTCGAGCGTAATAATACAAACTAGTTCAGTCAAAGCAGGTATACGTAGGGCTTTTTAGAGAAAACTCAGTGCTGCTTCGGGTCTAGTGCTTTCCTGTTAGCTGAACATGTGGGTTCCGGGCTGGTGGTGCAGAGCGTTTTCATTTCTCTACCGCAGATTCACCACTCAACTCGCATTAAAAacatcacagtaaaaaaaaaaagattcggACAATTTACTAATATTAAAATATTCTGTAATTATTAGTTGTCATTTGACAAGAAACGGAaacaaaattaattatttttctctATATAATAAAATGCTGTGAATTTCATGCTACGTGTAACAAACAGTAGGTGGTGCTGTTGTACACATTTcaaaaagaatgtgtgacgtagAAGCCCTCTGCTGCACATAGCTGCTGTATGAGCCTTTTATAGTGGAATCATAGTAGAAGTATTATGCAGctatgtaaagtaactaagtacattaacccaagtattaaagtatttgtactttattgaGTGTTTCCGCACGATGGTACTTTTTACTCACACTACACATTTTACAGGGGAAAGCTGTACTTTTTTAGCCTACGTCACTTCATTGACTGAGTGGCTGCTAGGTTAGCCTACTATTTACTTTGCATATTaagattgtaaaaacaaaacatatggtCAGTTTGTAAAATATTAAACATTGCTATGGATTTAACTACTCCAAAGCATTTAAAAGACTGGTAGTTAAAATGTGTGTAATTCTTGTTAAGTAAGGGTTTCAATGTAGGACCTTTTCTTGTGCCTTaacttgaatttttttttaaatgttgttgtaACTTGTATGTAACTTTCACCTTAAGGCTCTGAATACTTATACCACCATTATGTGaattaataattttaaaattaataaatggaTGGAAATCCAATAACATTTGAACAACTTAATCCTCCAATTTCCTTAATAATGTTTCTTATCTAATAACCTCATGTAGTATAAGTTCAAAGCCCTGCAATATTTAATTTGGCTTGAAATATTCATCACCACAAATGTTGCATTAGGGTTTACTGGCGAAGGGAAATGGGATTAATTATATTCTTTCAAGTAGAAGACCAATGCAATTGGTATCTGCCATTTAGAAGTTGTATACAAGCCAGGCCTGGCACAGGATCCACTTAGAACAAGTGAGGGCCATCACAGTGCTGCTGACTTCTGACTATGTTTTGGCTGCACTGTTCATAGACCAAATTATTTTGGTCATTATAATGAGGGCCTGTGTTTGCCAGAGCATACAGTTAACACTAATTGGTAACAAGTTTATGTTTTTCCAACATGGACATTTATTGCATGTTTCCATTGGGGTTCCAGACCCCTGTTTTGATTTATGTCCAGACCAATAGACCTAACAGAAATTACATAGAAACTCTGTAATATTCCTTAACATTCTCACacattttttctctccattttgaGAGGGAAAAAGTGCTGCAGGAACTTGGACGATGAGGGGGTCATCACTGTACTCTGCGGGAAAAGACTATCCACTTCCTGACATGATATTTTGGGTAATGGGTAGACAAAGACAAAGCCGCAATGGCACCAGTCTTCTAATCTCACCCAGACTCCCAACTCTTTGTGGATGTGAGAAGAAGCCTTTAGGACAAAGAGAGATATTCCACTAAACAACCATCCCCCAGCTCACTATCCCCTCACCAACCGCAAGGAATTTGTTTTATATGTGTGAGATTTGTCCGGCATGCAGAATGTTTTAGGGGTGATTAGACCTATGAATGGGATCAGTGTTTCCACATTATGTCACAGGCTTGTTTATCACTTATCAGGCTAATGCCCCCGGTTCCTGTGAAGGTCTCAGCCCAAGGCCCGACTGATCCACTCACCCACTAACGTGTTTAACTGGGCAAACTCAGACGGCAGCCGGGAATTACGGGCAGAACGTCTGCATTCTGACTTACTTGGCTTCTTGCTGTTTAATTCACGGTAGTATTTATCATTACAAGTGAAATGCCTGGTGAGCCTCGACAGGGGTAAATACTACTTTGGAAATCAGGGGCTTGTAACAAGCTGATGCAAGAGCAGGAGGACAAGAGGTTGAGGGTTTGTTCAGGGTCAGCAATGAAGGAATGCCCTTGTGGGGCAGATGCAGATCCGTTTGGTTTTCTAATATGACCCTGTAAAAATAACACTGCTGACATATTGTAAGACTGCTGCACTTGGGCTGAGCTCAGGGCTTTGGTATGTCTCCCCTGACCATGTTGGTCCTCTTCTGCAGCAAGGCGCCAGGCCAGCCCAGTTGAAAAATGCATGAGCCAGAAGTTCCTTTCTTCGTGATTATTAAGTTGCATGTCTTAAAATTAACCCaaggcaccaaaacaacattAGACAGATTCAGAAGTTTGCCTGTTAAATAAGTCATTGATTGTAGTGGAGGAACTTATTTTAAGTACAATCGAGGTACTACTACTTTaatcatttccattttctgctactttatacttgtactccactacatttcagatggaaatattgtactttttagacATATACACTTATAATAATTACTTTTTAGATTTAATATTACATTAAGAAACTAAATATACAATACAATGCATTTTCAAAGATTACACCAGGGATTCACAACCTCTTTCCAAAAAGACATTTGCTCTCTAAACCTCTCAGatggtttaatttaaataacCTCCAAATATTCCCATGTACTTCTACCTCAGACATAGAGTAGGTGCACTCCTGGGTGGGATTCTCACCATAACCACAAACTCTTGTAAAACACAAATTGTTTACAATTAAGCACCAATACGGTGCTTATTTTCCCTGCTTGAGTTGTGTATATTGTAGCATGACTTGTTTTATATTCTAGACAATCACATCAGTGAAGAGGGGAGAAGTGGATGGGTTTAGATGAGGCAAAGCATACTTCATgtgttctgtaaaaaaaaaaaatatcgccAAGATCATCCAAAGGATCTTCCAGTTGATGGTCTTTTGATAGTTTGTATTGAGGTTATCTTTAAAAGCCAGCACATTATATCCATCTTTATCATCCTCATATGCTTtagctacaaacacattgtaAATGCATTGCCTGTATTCATACTCCCTTTGATTGTGATGTTTTGTGCGTCATGCCACAATTTCCACTCGCCATCATTTATGTGGTGAAAACAGACAAATACTGTGACAAGTCATACTTACATTTTGTTGGGACTTTTAACTATTTAATTGTCTCATTAGTCTGTTGCTCAGAGTGATGATGCTCATTAGAGTTAATTTTACTCAAGTGTTCCAAAACTACACATCCAGGAAAAGAAGTTTaaaatttaatttgattttcatttatgACAGTCACCTGAGACATCATTATCACTGTTCACACAAATCGAATTGTATTGCATTCTTCACCTAGGGTAGGTGAAGAATGGTTTGATTAGCAAAAAATGTTGACAAGTTTTTTCCTTTCATGTGTTCTCTTCAGTGTAATCTTTCACACTTTGAACTCATTACTTTCATTAGTTATCCCTTAACCTAACCTTTTAACATGGTTTTCAAAACGAAAAACAGAGAGATGTTAATGGTAAAATGAGCTACCCTTAACCCTTttacaaagaaagaaacaggGAGTTATCAAGCCATTTGCCCCATGATGAATTGACAGGCATCTATCCTCTAATTTGTTGCATGCAGCCTGACAGGACCACGCCTCTGAGTGCAAAATTAGAATTTATAATTAAGGGGTTGTGGGGGATACAGGGGTCAGGCCAGGACCATTAAAAACAAGAGGAACATGTTTGGACAGTTCTGTATTTAATGAGATATTTCGTGTGTAACACTTTGCAGCTGCTTTTGCATTTCcaaaaacataacagaaaatgTACATAATATTGTTTTCCTGCTTTTTATTTAGAGTGCCCAATGTGCTAAATTTGCATAATTTAAAGGTTTCATATcgtaaaaaaaattgattttaatgtatttttttattataaagcagctCTAGGGGATAGTATATacatactgtgaaagtatcaaaacgctcaatccacagagaaatgcacacagcacgtattcagaaactgtgcctttaaatgagCTGTCAGGATTTCCACACGGTTGTGATGACACAACtatataataaattaataaataaataaatatataggtagaaaatgctgcaacagtgcagttacagtCATTCTCTGGCTGCGATAATGGTGCAGAGACACCAAGTGAGCAGATGTGGAAGACCCaaaaacgctgaccaatcagagctgacGTGGCTTTTCCGGGAGGGAGGCTTAAAGAGATAGGTGCATTAACGGAGCGTTTCAGGGTGAATACAAGTATATTCTGACaaacagtatgagaaaaagaatAACGCGTTTtcagtatgaacctgaaaatgaggttaatatgggacctttaaacaggTGGTAAACGATGTAAATCTTCAagatttaaaagttaaaatcCAACAATGGATTGTACAACCTGCAGTGAATAGCCTAGCTGGTagcctatttattttttcccaggtttatgctaagctaacaggccaTCATCAACATTTATCAGACGgaaatgagagtggtatcgatcttctcataactctcggcaagaaagcaaactgcttattttctaaaatgttgaactattgaTTTAGTCAATTGGATCCCAGTTGCCTCTCCggggaccatcaccttatcgcggtggagaggtttgtgtgtccctatgaacctgagggctgtgttgtctggagctttgtgctcctggtagggtctcccaaggcaaagtggtctcaggtgaggggccagacaaagaatggttcaaaaaccctatgagtgaccgaggtagagatggagtgaccctgcccggaggaagcccggggcccccgtctggagccaggcccagatggagggctcgtcagcaagcgtctggtggccgggtttgccaccgagcccggtcgggcacagcccgaaaaagctaagtggcacctatctctccatcccatgggcccaccacctgtgggaggaaccgctggggtcgggtgcgctgccatatgggtggcagtgaaggtcaggggcctcgacggaccagacctgggcagcagatgctggctctggggacatggaatgtcacctctctgtgggggaaggagccggaacttgtgcgggaggtggagcgctaccggttagatctggtggggcttacctctacgcacagtctcggttctggaaccatactcctggataggggttggactgttttcttctccggagttgcacagggtgtgaggcgccgggcgggtgtggggatactcacaagcccccggctgagcgtccgctacgttggagtttaacccggtggacgagagggtcgcttccctacgcctgcgggttatggggaggaaaactctgactgttgtttgtgcatatgcaccaaacaagagttcggagtattcggccttcttggagaccttgagtggagtcctgcatggggctccagtcggggactccatagttctgctgggggacttcaacgcgcacgtgggcaatgatggagacacatggagaggcgtgattgggaggaacggcctccctgatttaaaccagagtggttgtttgttgttggacttctgtgtcGGATtctctataacgaacaccatgttcgaacatagggatgctcataagtgtacttggtaccagagcaccctaggccaaaggtcaatgatcgattttataatcgtttcatctgatctgaggccgtatgttttggacacttgggtgacgagaggggcggagctgtcaaccgatcaccatctggtggtgagttgggtcaaggggtgggggaagactctggacagacctggtaagcccaaacgggtagtgcgggtaaattgggaacgtctggaggaggcccctgtccgacagactttcaactcacacctccggcggagcttttcgtgcatccctgtggaggccgggggcattgaacccgagtggacaatgttcaaagtttccattgctgaagctgcggtgaggagctgtggtcttagggtcttaggtgcttCAAGGGGCGGTACACACCATGTAAAACACTGTGTaaaacaccgtggtggacaccggtggtcagggaagccgtccgactgaagaaggagtctttccgggatatgttatcccagaggactccggaggcagttgcaatgtaccgaagggcccgaagggctgcagcctctaccgtgaaagaggcaaagcagcgggtgtgggagaagttcggtcttctcggtcggcaccaaggtgcttctggaaaaccgttcgccacctcaggagggggaagcggggaaccatccaagctgtgtacagtaaggatgggacgctgttgacctcaactgaggaggtaatagggcggtggaaggagcactttgaggaactcctaaatccgaccaatacgccctctatggtagaggcagagctggaggatgatgggggattgtcgtcaatttccctggtggaggttgctaaggtagttaaacaactccacagtggcaaagccccaggaattgatgagatccgtccagaaatgcttaaggctttgggtgtggaggggttgtcttggttgattgcgtggaagtctgggacggtgcctaaggagtggcagaccggggtggtggttcccctttttaaaaagggggaccagagggtgtgtgccaattacaggggtatcacacttctcagcctccccggtaaagtctactccaaggtgctggaaaggagggttcggtcaatagtcgaacctcaggttgaagaggaacaatgcggattccgtcctggtcgtggaacaacggaccagatctttactctcgcaaggatcctggagggagcctgggagtatgcccaaccggtctacatgtgttttgtggatctggagaaggcatatgaccgggtgccccgggagatactgtgggaggtgctgcgggagtacggtgtgagggggtcccttctcagggccatccaatctctgtacaaccaaagcgagagctgtgtccgggttctcggcagtaagtcggactcgtttcaggtgagagttggcctccgccagggctgcgctttgtcaccaatcctgtttgtagtatttatggacaggatatcgaggcgtagtcggggtggagaggggttgcagttcggtgggctggggatctcatcgctgctttttgcagatgatgtggtcctgatggcataatcggcctgtgaccttcagcactcactggatcggttcgcagccgagtgtgaagcggctgggatgaggatcagcacctctaaatcggaggccatggttctcagcaggaaaccgatggagtgccttctccaggtagggaatgagaaTCGGAATCGGAatgagaatcggcacagcgggtgcgatattacattcaatttaccgcaccgttgtgacgaaaagagagctgagccagaaggcaaagctctcaatctactggtcagtttttgttcctaccctcacctatggtcatgaaggctgggtcatgaccgaaagaacaagatccagggtacaagcggctgaaatgggtttcctcaggagggtagctagcgtctcccttagagatagggtgagaagctcagttatccgtgaggagctcggagtagagccgctgctccttcgcatcgaaaggagccagttgaggtggttcgggcatctggtaaggatgccccctgggcgcctccctagggaggtgttccaggcacatccagctgggaggagaccccggggaagacccaggactaggtggagggattatatctccaacctggcctgggaacgcctcgggatcccccagtcggagctggttaatgtggctcgggaaagggaagtttggggtcccctgctggagctgctacccccgtgacccgaccccggataagcggacgaagatggatggatggatggatcccAGTGTTCCCATCACTCATCACTCATGGATAGCTGTGGAGGGTgactttaaaaatataatattttaatCAGTGTTTGTATATAgtcaaaaatataaacattcGATAGACTAGCAGACCAGAAAATACATAGTGTCAATCTCAGTATTTTGCAattgacttgtttttttctaataGCAGAAAAAAGGCAATATAGACACAACAGAAGTAGAATGTTTCGTCCTCAACTCAACTCTATGATTGAAATAAACCAAAACAggcagacatttttatttttaaggctTTATTGACTTTTTGTAGATTGTAAATTTGAGTGTCTTGAAAAGTATGAGGTAGATTATGACTCCTCCTCCAGCTTCTCCTCCTGCCTCAAACCAATGTTCTGGTGTGTGTCTGAATTTTTTCCAGACCgagggtttcttttttttcttctcaagcTCTTCCTCAGAGTCTTCGATCTCTTCGAGCACCTCAACATTCGGTAAATCATGGAAGGAGTCCTTTTCCTGCTCAGTCAGGCCCTGACTGACCTCCTCAGTCTGGATCTCCTCCTTTATCTGTTGAACCGGAGTGTTCTTATATTTTAGCTGCTCAAGTTCTTGctgaaaaactttatttttattcttttcaacCTGGATCTTTGATTTTCTTGGTTGATTATGTGAGCCATTCTGAGTTCCCTCACTTGGTCCTGCAGGTTGCTGTGTTTCTCTTCAAGGAGCTCATTTCTCTccacttctcctctctctcctctgtccgTCCAGATCTGTGGTAAGCTGCTTCAACCTCTCCGTCTGTCAGCCACTGAGGGTTTCAGCTTGTTCCTTCAGCTCCTTCACCAGCTTTTCAATAGCCTTTCAATAGCCTCCTTATCCTTCTCATGCTACCTGGTCTTGTCCTGCTGCTCTTCTCTGAGCTTGGCGAATTCAGCTCGGAGGCCCCGACTGACCTCCTCCTCAGTCTGGTGCTTAGTGACCTCCAACAAAAATAACATCTCTTTCTCAGAAGTGTTTTTCTTCAGGGTCTTGATCTCCTCCTCCATTTGATGAACCGGAGTGTCCTTGACTTTCAGCTGCTCCAGTTCTTGCTGAAGAGTTTCATTTTTATCTTTGTCAACCTGGAGCTCTGCTGAGAACTTATTTTGGCTAATTATGTAAGCCACTTGGAGGTCCTCAAAGTCTTTTTGAAGCACTTTCTTCAGCTTCTTTTTGATATAATTTCGAACCTGTGTGGCGATCCTCATGGTGTTCATGGTCTCTGGGTCACTGAGCCTCTTCGGCCTCTCCAGTTCATTGCGTGTGTCCTTCTCTTTTttaatgaactttttttttaggcTCTTCTGATGAGCCAGCTGTTCTCTAATCTCGTCCAAGACTTGGTAGccttccaggcaaagtcaccacaaacccttctaactagcgttagctagcggctacctaacgttgacgttagctagcgctagctgatactagcgatttctagtcggcaacatacgaggggccgtcggccttcattttggcaaatttgacatgtataatcagcgGGGCAAGCACTGccagcagtcagactcaaatgaccattcggattggtagagtgctaacccggaaacggg
This sequence is a window from Sander vitreus isolate 19-12246 chromosome 6, sanVit1, whole genome shotgun sequence. Protein-coding genes within it:
- the utp11 gene encoding putative U3 small nucleolar RNA-associated protein 11 produces the protein MSSFRKALKSRQRNHHERSQPGFRKHLGLLEKKKDYKLRADDYHKKQNTLAALRKKALDKNPDEFYYNMINSQLQDGVHVAKKANEEVEVTEEQKKVMRTQDIKYVEMKRVAEAKKIERLKGELHLLEADSKQKNKHTFFVDSKTEVQSFELANHLNTAPELVGRVFNRPTLKTLETKSIQGAVEPRMLKKLAKQRNHQYKILSQRIDREKKMFVISQKIQTRKDLQDKNKKVKVQKETPNAAAIYKFEAKRKR